One region of Myxococcota bacterium genomic DNA includes:
- a CDS encoding N-acetylmuramic acid 6-phosphate etherase — MADETPTGRKLVTEAPNPRTADLDRLPVGELVQRILDEDAGVSAAVRAARPAIELACLALVEALDGGGRWFNVGAGTSGRLGALDAAEIPPTFGLEPQRVQALIAGGPPALLGPVEGAEDDTAAAPRELDKLGLGPGDAVVALSASGRTPYALAGLEHARRRGARAIAITCAPESPLAKAAEIAIVVVVGPEVIAGSTRLKGGLAQKMVLHTLSTAVMVRLGRVHGNLMTGLRAVNSKLYERGVRILCELAGVGPAEAARALEEAEGSVERALEKLGGAS, encoded by the coding sequence ATGGCCGACGAAACACCGACCGGCCGGAAGCTGGTGACCGAGGCCCCGAACCCGCGCACGGCCGACCTCGACCGCCTGCCCGTGGGCGAGCTCGTGCAGCGCATCCTCGACGAGGACGCGGGAGTCAGCGCCGCGGTGCGCGCGGCGCGCCCCGCGATCGAGCTGGCGTGTCTGGCGCTGGTCGAGGCGCTCGACGGCGGCGGCCGCTGGTTCAACGTGGGCGCGGGCACGAGCGGGCGGCTGGGGGCGCTGGACGCGGCCGAGATTCCGCCCACGTTCGGGCTCGAGCCGCAGCGGGTGCAGGCGTTGATCGCGGGCGGCCCGCCCGCGCTGCTCGGGCCCGTAGAAGGCGCCGAAGACGACACCGCTGCCGCGCCGCGCGAGCTCGACAAGCTCGGGCTGGGCCCGGGCGACGCCGTGGTCGCGCTGTCGGCCAGCGGGCGAACACCGTACGCGCTGGCGGGGCTCGAGCACGCGCGCCGGCGGGGTGCGCGCGCGATCGCCATCACCTGCGCGCCCGAGTCACCGCTCGCCAAGGCCGCCGAGATCGCGATCGTGGTCGTGGTGGGCCCCGAGGTGATCGCCGGGTCGACCCGCCTGAAGGGCGGCCTGGCGCAGAAGATGGTGCTGCACACGCTGTCCACGGCCGTGATGGTGCGCCTGGGGCGCGTGCACGGGAACTTGATGACGGGCCTGCGCGCCGTGAACTCGAAGCTCTACGAGCGCGGCGTGCGCATCCTGTGCGAGCTGGCAGGCGTCGGCCCGGCCGAGGCGGCCCGGGCGCTCGAGGAGGCCGAGGGCTCGGTCGAGCGCGCGCTCGAGAAGCTCGGCGGCGCGAGCTAG
- the bamE gene encoding outer membrane protein assembly factor BamE, translated as MTRESLARTVVATALALALGGCLTVGRDFPADQVGQIEIGHTTRDEIHRMFGEPWRTGLEDGRRTWTYGHYRYKLFGTTETRDLVVRFDGNGVVASYTFNSAPPLEGSL; from the coding sequence ATGACCCGCGAGTCACTGGCGCGTACGGTCGTGGCCACGGCGCTGGCGCTAGCGCTCGGGGGCTGTCTCACCGTGGGCCGCGACTTCCCCGCCGATCAGGTGGGCCAGATCGAGATCGGCCACACCACCCGCGACGAGATCCACCGCATGTTCGGCGAGCCCTGGCGCACCGGCCTGGAGGACGGCCGGCGCACCTGGACCTACGGCCACTACCGCTACAAGCTGTTCGGGACGACGGAGACGCGCGACCTGGTCGTGCGCTTCGACGGCAACGGAGTGGTCGCGTCGTACACCTTCAACTCGGCGCCGCCGCTGGAAGGCAGTCTCTGA
- a CDS encoding cytoplasmic protein has translation MSDPRRVVGDLTVDVNNLYREESYTDLKVASLRRLVPITATGEPDPSREARWIAQTQLMSQVGPVPVSTLIEAKTLQEAIAKFPEAVGRAVEEMIEEAREIQRSEASRIVVPDTASVRKIIT, from the coding sequence ATGAGCGACCCCAGGCGCGTCGTCGGTGACCTCACGGTCGACGTGAACAACCTGTACCGCGAAGAGAGCTACACCGACCTCAAGGTCGCGTCGCTGCGGCGCCTGGTTCCGATCACCGCGACCGGCGAGCCCGATCCCTCGCGCGAGGCGCGCTGGATCGCCCAGACCCAGCTCATGTCTCAGGTCGGCCCGGTGCCGGTGTCCACGCTGATCGAGGCCAAGACGCTCCAGGAGGCGATCGCGAAGTTCCCCGAGGCGGTGGGCCGCGCCGTCGAGGAGATGATCGAGGAGGCGCGCGAGATCCAGCGCTCCGAGGCCTCGCGCATCGTCGTGCCCGACACGGCCTCGGTGCGGAAGATCATCACCTGA